Within Micromonospora narathiwatensis, the genomic segment GCATCCTCGAGATCACCGCGACCGTCGGCGCGACCGAGCCGACCGCCCGGGAGATCCCGATCACCGTGGAGCACGGTGCCAAGAAGTGACCCTGCCCGTGAGGGACCCGGCGAGTCTCCGGGTCCCTCACCCCGTCCGGGAGGCGCGATGACCCCGCTGGAGATGCTCCGCGAACATCCGTTCCTCGCCGGGCTGCCCCAGGAGTGGCTGCCCCGGCTGACCGGCTACGCCCGCCCGGTGGTCTGGCACCCCGGGCACCGGTTGTTCCGCGCCGGCCAGCCCGCCGAGCGGTTCTGGCTGGTCCGTGGCGGCGAGGTGGCGCTGGACTTCCCGGTGCCCGGCCGAGGCGACGTGGGGATCGAGACGATCGGCCCAGGCGGGGTGCTCGGCTGGTCCTGGCTCTTCCCGCCGTACCGCTGGCAGTTCGGCGCGGTCGCCGCGCAGCGCAGCACCGGCGTCGAGTTCGACGCGGCCGGGGTACGCCGGCTGATGGAGTCCGACGACGCGCTCGGCCGCCAGCTCACCACCCGGTTCATGAGCGTGGTGGTGGACCGGCTACAGGCGGCCCGGGTACGCCTGCTCGACCTGTACGGCTATCCGAACTCCCAGGCGAGCTGAGCAGGTCCCGCCGCGCGTGGTGCGACGGCCGTCGGCGTGCGCGCCGTGGACGTGGTCCGCTATCCGTCCGTCCCCGCCGCCGCCGCGTCGACGCGCCGCCGGACGACCAGTTCCGCCACCTCCAGCCGGCCGATGCGCAGCTCCCGGATCACCGCCCGGCGGATGAGCAGGCGCCCGATCGCCAGGGTGCCCACCGCCACCGCGCCGACCGCGGCAGCGGCGAGCGCCAGCGGCGCGGCCGCCGTGGGGCCGAGCGCGCGTGGTCCGGCCGCCGTCGGGCCCACCACCCGTGGCCTGGCCGCCCGCCCACCCATCGGGAAATGGGCCATGGCGTGTGCGTGGGACGCCGGGCCGTGGCGGTGGTGGGCACAACGCCGCGATGTGGTCATGCCCCCGATTCTCCGGGTCCGCGTCGGCCGCCGGGCCGGTTCGGACCGGTCGTCCACCGCCCGGATGACCCGGCGGACCAGGGGTACGCCCCACCGCCCGGTGGGACGGGGGGCGTACCCCGCCGCGCGTCAGCGCTCGACCACGAGCCGGTGGGCCCGCAGCGCCCGCGCCCACCACGGCCGCCGGTCCGGCCGCGGCGCGGGCAGCCTGGCGCCGCGCAGGCTCACCCAGCCGCCCGGTCCCATCCGTACCGTGCCGATGGCGGGCGGCCGGCGACGGGCCGCCACCGCCACGGCGGCGGTGAGGGCGGCGACGGCGAACGCCCCGGCGGCGGCCGCGACGAGTTGGTCCGGGTCGACCACCCGCCGGTACCGGACCCGCCCGACGGAGAGCACGAACGCCCCGATCGGCCGGCCCTCGTGGGTCACCGGCACCAGTGCGGCCGGT encodes:
- a CDS encoding cyclic nucleotide-binding domain-containing protein; translation: MTPLEMLREHPFLAGLPQEWLPRLTGYARPVVWHPGHRLFRAGQPAERFWLVRGGEVALDFPVPGRGDVGIETIGPGGVLGWSWLFPPYRWQFGAVAAQRSTGVEFDAAGVRRLMESDDALGRQLTTRFMSVVVDRLQAARVRLLDLYGYPNSQAS